GCCGGAAGCCTGAGAAAACCAAACAGACTCAATATCAAAAAAGGAAGAAACGACAGGAAGCAGCTGAAAGAAATCAAATCGAAGGCAAGTTCGGACAGGGAAAAAACGGATATAACCTGAATCAGATCCGGGCAAGGCTGAAGGATACTTCAGAAAGCTGGATTGCATGTATCTTCTTCGTGATGAACCTCATCCACTATGAGGCTAATCACTTTTTTGGCTCTATTTTTAGCCTGCCGGATGCCTTGACAGGCTGGACAACCTCTGTTACCGTCCGCCTGGAAGCATTTTTTGCGGAGCAACGGACAATCGTCAGTACTCAGGGCCGAGAAATAATGTTTTATTAAATGACTTTTTCAGCAGACCCTATTTAATATAATGCCTAACCGTAGCGAAGCGGAGCTCGACGAAGTCAATTATAGGACAATCTGCATAAACCTCAAATAATTAACATTTTATGCGCTGGCCTGTGCGTCTATTTACCTGAGCGACCAGGCGAAGGCAAGCGGCGAAATATTGTAGAAAGCTGTGAAGATAGCCAGGATGTCGACCTAAATGAGAAAGCCCGGATATAAGCATCTCTGCCAGCGCAGATATAATATCAACCGTAGCGAAGCGGAGCTCGACGAAGTCAATTATAGGACAAGGATTACCGGTGAGGATGGATCCAGCCAAAGCTGCTTAAGCTGGAGAAGGTCGCAAATTGCTTCAACATAAAATCGGTACCGATATAGGACCTGGAAAAGCTCCTATATCTGATTTTATGTTAATCAGGGAACCTGAAAGCAATTTGCTTTGAATGTCCTATAATTAATGTTATGTTAAATAGAAAATATAAACAGAAAGGGAGATATTCTGATATACCTCCCCTTCATTATTGTATCGACCTGTAAGTTTTTCGACTTACAGATTTTCCTTTAAGGCCTTCACACGCTCATATTGATCGGTCATCTCCTCCTTGTAATAGATTCTCTGAAGCAGATCAAGAGTTTCATATTTAACACCCTCGTTCTCTGAATTCAGTTCATATGCTTTCTCCAGAATTGGAATAGCCGCCTGGTACTTCACTTTACCAAGTTCTATGAGTTGATTACGGATGTTTTCGTCCTGCTCATCATTACTCCTTTCGAAGAAATCAGCTCCCTGGAGATAATAGATATAGCCCAGATCGTACCATACGTAATAAATGGACGGATCAATCTCTCCGGCCTTATTGTACGCTTCAATGGCTTTGTCAATAGCTTCCACTTCTTCTTTATTGATCAGCATGCGGCCCAGCCAGTAATATGATTCCGGGATTTCCGGATTATTCTCCACCACACTCTCCATAAAAGCGATCCCTTCATCAATATCTTTCATCTGGATATAAGTATCAGCAATATTAGCTATAACACTCACGGTATCCGGATACTTTTCGTAGGCTTCTTTGAGGATTTCCAGTGCGCTAACCGTATCGCCCAGACTCATATAATCCATTTTAATCTGCAGATAGGTATTGGGACCACCAAAATCGGCAGCTGCCAGCTGCTTGTAGTAATTGATGGACTTATTATAAAGCTCGTCGTTATCTGTCTTAGCAGCAATCTCCCTGGATATGATACCCGAATACTGCACCATTACGGTATCCAGTTCGCCGGCAAACAGGTCCAGCTGATTGATCTGCAATACATCTTCAAAACAGTCCAATGCTCCTTTATAATCTTCTGAATAATAGTCATTTACACCCTGTCTCTTTAACATTGCCTTTACTTCGATTAAACCCTCCTTTATCCTGGACTCCAGCTTACCTCCTTCATCCAGCTCAAGGGCTTTTTTATAAGCTTCCATGGAAACCTTCAGAGGTTCTTCGTGAATGGGATTCACTCTCACCCACTGTTGCAGCACTCCATCGATAAAAATATATTTCATATTCTCATAAATGTAAGTCTCTTTCTGAGAGCCATCCTCCATGGTTTCGTTTTCAATACTTAAGGGTTGCTTGTAGAAAAGAATGAGCATCTTTGTATCCATGCCCTCCTGGACCTGTTCCAGTCCGATGTTAAAGACATCCTGGAAGAGTTCTCCCCTATCCATCCAGGTTTTGGCTTTCAAACTCTTTTTTGCGTCCTGAATGTTTGCATCATTTTTTTCTACTTTCTTTTTAACCGTATTGGCATTCAGCAGAACTACAGTGGTACCCAGGTCCTGGGCATTCAGTCCAATTACAGCTGTGGCAAAGATTACCAGTGTGATTAACTTTCTCATATTGATTGTGATTAATTTGACTTTAAAAATACAACTTTACCTTATACCTTCAAATAGAATGCCAGAACAGTTTCCTATTCTTCAACAGCCTCAGTATCTGTCTCGTTATCATCACCGTTTTCGCTGTTAGCCGGTACCTGAGTAGCAGCAGCAATCTGATCTCCATCTCTGAGATTTATCAGCCTCACCCCCTGCGTGTTACGTCCCATTACCCGGATGCCTCTTACAGCCAGCCTGATAGCAATCCCGTTTTCAGTAATAATCATCAGGTCATCCTCATCGGTCACCGCTTTCATGGCAATGAGATTACCGGTTTTCTCCGTGATATTGATCGTTTTAACTCCTTTTCCGCCCCGGTTGGTGAACCGGTAGTCGTCCAGAATGGAGCGTTTTCCAAAACCATTTTCTGAGATTACCAGAATATCTTTTTCTTCGGGTTTGGCAGTTATCATACCAACCACTTCATCCTTCGGCCCTCCGAGGGTCACCCCTTTGACGCCGGATGCGGTCCGGCCAACCGCCCTGACGGTATCTTCATGAAAACGAATGGCCTTGCCCGAACGAACCGCCAGCATCATCTCCATGTCTCCGTCGGTCAGCCTGGCATCCAGGAGAGTATCTCCTTCCCTGACCAGAATCGCATTGATCCCGTTCTGCCGTGGCCGTGAGTAGGCCTCCAGCCTGGTCTTCTTGATCACACCCTTCTTGGTAGCCAGGACAATGTAGTTGTTGTTGATGTAGTCGTTGTCTTTCAGGTCTTTCACATTGACAAAGGTTTTTACTGTATCCTCCGATTCAATGTTAATCAGATTCTGGATGGCTCGTCCCTTGGTAGCTCGTGCCCCCTCAGGAATCTGATATACCTTGAGCCAGTAGCACTTCCCGTTTTCAGTAAAAAACAGAATGGTATTGTGCATGGTGGCCACAAACATATTCACCATAAAGTCCTCGTCCCTGGTGGCGCCTCCTTTGGCACCCACTCCCCCCCTGTTCTGGGTCCTGAACTCATGCAGCGGGGTTCGCTTGATATAGCCCAGTTTGGAGATGGTAATCACCATGTCATCGTCCGAATAGAAGTCCTCGGGATCGAATTCCCCTTCATCGGGTACCAGAGCGGTTCTTCGTTCATCCCCAAATTTCTCTTTTACATCCAGAAGCTCCTCCTTAATGATCTCCATACGCAAGCCCTCATCAGAAAGAATTTTTTTATAGTACTCGATCATCTTGATTAATTCCTCAAACTCAGCGCGTATCTTATCACGTTCGAGGCCCACCAGTCGCTGAAGCCTCATATCCAGAATGGCCCTGGCCTGGATCTCCGTAAATCCGAACTTCTCCATCAGCCCTTCCCGGGCCTCATCGGGTGTTTTGGACGCTCTGATCAGCGCAATCACCTCATCAATATGATCCAGCGCCTTCAGAAGCCCTTCTAGAATATGAGCCCTCTTCTGGGCCTGATCAAGATCATACTGGGTACGGCGAACCACCACGTCGTGCCGGTGATTCACAAAATAGGTAATAATCTGTTTCAGGTTCAGTGTGCGTGGCCTTCCCTTGACCAGTGCAATGTTATTAACATTGAAGGATGTCTGTAACTGCGTGTATTTCAATAAGTTATTTAGAACAACATGGGCGCTTGCATCCCTTTTGATAATGATCACTATACGCATTCCCTGCCGGTCCGATTCATCATTAATGTAGGAAATCCCCTCGATCTTCTTTTCATTGATCAAATCGGCAGTTTTGCGAATCAATTCAGCCTTATTTACCAGGTAGGGAATCTCCGTTATTATTATCTTTTCCCGTCCCGAATCGGTAACCTCAATTTCACTTTTGGCCCTTACAACAATCCTTCCCCTGCCAGTCTCATAGGCCTCCTTCACCCCATTATACCCGTAAATGATCCCCCCTGTGGGAAAATCCGGAGCTTTCAGGATCTCGGTAAGCTTGCTGATCTCAATGTCATAATCATTGATATAGGCCACGATGGCATCCACCGCATCACTCAGGTTATGGGGCGGCATATTGGTGGCCATACCCACTGCGATACCGGATGTTCCATTGATAAGTAAAGTCGGTATGCGGGTAGGCATCACCGTCGGTTCTTCCAGGGTATCATCAAAATTCAGCTGAAAGTCCACCGTGTTCTTATCCAGGTCGGCCATGCTCTCCTCCGCGATCTTCCGCAAACGTGCTTCAGTATACCTCATGGCCGCAGGGCTGTCCCCGTCCACCGATCCAAAGTTTCCCTGTCCTTCCACCAGCGGATATCGCAAGGACCACTGCTGAGCCATTCTTACCATGGCATCGTATACGGATGAGTCCCCGTGCGGATGGTACTTACCCAACACCTCTCCTACTATTCTTGCAGATTTCTTATAAGGTCTGTTGGAAAAGATTCCCAGTTCCGACATTCCAAAAAGGACCCTGCGATGAACTGGCTTCAGACCATCTCTAACATCCGGCAATGCCCGTGAAACGATTACCGACATCGAGTAATCGATGTAAGCGGATTTCATTTCCTCCTCAATATTGATCCTCAGTATTTTTTCTCCTTCCGCCATCTGTTTACAACTAATTAATTATCAATATTTTATATGCTGATTATCCAGCTGCTTTAATAACACACGAAAATAGTCATTTCCACCCTAAAAACCTTGATTTAATTGCGCTTTTATTAACAGTGAACTGTTTATAATAGATGAGTGTTTTATTGATAATCTCATGCCTTATTAGTTACTTTGCCGTATGGATGCACAGTTTTCACAAAGGATAAAAGACGTACT
This window of the Bacteroidales bacterium genome carries:
- a CDS encoding tetratricopeptide repeat protein, which produces MRKLITLVIFATAVIGLNAQDLGTTVVLLNANTVKKKVEKNDANIQDAKKSLKAKTWMDRGELFQDVFNIGLEQVQEGMDTKMLILFYKQPLSIENETMEDGSQKETYIYENMKYIFIDGVLQQWVRVNPIHEEPLKVSMEAYKKALELDEGGKLESRIKEGLIEVKAMLKRQGVNDYYSEDYKGALDCFEDVLQINQLDLFAGELDTVMVQYSGIISREIAAKTDNDELYNKSINYYKQLAAADFGGPNTYLQIKMDYMSLGDTVSALEILKEAYEKYPDTVSVIANIADTYIQMKDIDEGIAFMESVVENNPEIPESYYWLGRMLINKEEVEAIDKAIEAYNKAGEIDPSIYYVWYDLGYIYYLQGADFFERSNDEQDENIRNQLIELGKVKYQAAIPILEKAYELNSENEGVKYETLDLLQRIYYKEEMTDQYERVKALKENL
- the gyrA gene encoding DNA gyrase subunit A, yielding MAEGEKILRINIEEEMKSAYIDYSMSVIVSRALPDVRDGLKPVHRRVLFGMSELGIFSNRPYKKSARIVGEVLGKYHPHGDSSVYDAMVRMAQQWSLRYPLVEGQGNFGSVDGDSPAAMRYTEARLRKIAEESMADLDKNTVDFQLNFDDTLEEPTVMPTRIPTLLINGTSGIAVGMATNMPPHNLSDAVDAIVAYINDYDIEISKLTEILKAPDFPTGGIIYGYNGVKEAYETGRGRIVVRAKSEIEVTDSGREKIIITEIPYLVNKAELIRKTADLINEKKIEGISYINDESDRQGMRIVIIIKRDASAHVVLNNLLKYTQLQTSFNVNNIALVKGRPRTLNLKQIITYFVNHRHDVVVRRTQYDLDQAQKRAHILEGLLKALDHIDEVIALIRASKTPDEAREGLMEKFGFTEIQARAILDMRLQRLVGLERDKIRAEFEELIKMIEYYKKILSDEGLRMEIIKEELLDVKEKFGDERRTALVPDEGEFDPEDFYSDDDMVITISKLGYIKRTPLHEFRTQNRGGVGAKGGATRDEDFMVNMFVATMHNTILFFTENGKCYWLKVYQIPEGARATKGRAIQNLINIESEDTVKTFVNVKDLKDNDYINNNYIVLATKKGVIKKTRLEAYSRPRQNGINAILVREGDTLLDARLTDGDMEMMLAVRSGKAIRFHEDTVRAVGRTASGVKGVTLGGPKDEVVGMITAKPEEKDILVISENGFGKRSILDDYRFTNRGGKGVKTINITEKTGNLIAMKAVTDEDDLMIITENGIAIRLAVRGIRVMGRNTQGVRLINLRDGDQIAAATQVPANSENGDDNETDTEAVEE